The stretch of DNA CCGTGCGCGGCCGCTGAAACTCCGTGTCCGCGAAGATCTCGTCGGGCCCCAGGTCGTCGGGTGGTGAGGCCTTGTGGTTGATCGCCCGCGTCAGGAAGAAAGAGTAGACGTTGAGCACGCCAAGGCCGGTCATCATGCCCAGCACCGGCGGAAGATGGGCGAACTGGTGCGCGCAGACGGCCAGCGCGATCGTGCCGATCAGCAGGGCGACCGTGGTGAGGGCGCCCGACTTCATCACCACCGCCTCGGCGGGCACTTCGGGCATGCCTTTCTCGATCCCGAACGACATGATCGCGGCCGGCACCACCCAGTTGATCAGGGACGGCACGAACAGGGCGAAGAACTCGAAGAACTTCACGATGCCCTTCTGCCAGACCATCAGCGTGGTGATGTCGCCGAACGGGCTGAACGCGCCCCCGGCGTTGGCCGCCACCACGATATTGATGCACGAGAGCGCGATGAACCGGGGCTTGCCCTCGCCCACCGCCAGGGCCACCGCGCCCATCACGAGGGCCGTCGTGAGGTTGTCGGCGATCGGCGAGATGAAGAACGCGAGGGCGCCGGTGACCCAGAACAGCGCCCGCAGGGACAGCTTCCGGCTGATGAGCCACGCGCGCAGGGCCTCGAAGACGCCGCGTTCGGACATCGTGTTGATGAACGTCATCGCGGCGAGCAGGAAGAGGAACAACTCGGCGAAGTCCAGCAGGTTGTGCCGGAAGATGGCCTCGGCATCCTGCAGCTTGCCTACCGAGCCGAACGCCGCCGCCACCAGCAGCCACATGATCCCCGCGGCCACCATGACCGGCAGCGACTTGCGCAAGTGCAGGCGCTCCTCGCCCATCACCAGCAGGTAGGCCAGGAGGAAGACCGCGATGGCCGCGATGCCGGCGGGGTGATCCGAGAGGGCGGCGGGGCTGGCTAGCAGGAGCATGGCTCGTCCATCCTACCCCGCGGGGTGCGGGGCGGTCAGGCGAGCAAGACCCGGTTGGGCGGTTACCCGTTGTGGAACGGCGTGTGGCGGCCGCCGGGATTGCCAGGCGGCGTCTCGGCCGGGCCCTTGGGTGGTTGCGGGGGCCCTTGCCGGCCAGGTAGGTCGATCCGGTACTCGATGTCGAAGAAGGAGTCGACGTTCCACCGGCCGCCGGCCTGAGGAGCCGTCGGGCTCGCAGGCGGCGTAGGCGCCGGGGGCACCGGCGTCACGGGCGGGGTCGGCGCCGGGGGCCGTGGCGGCGGCGTCACCGGCGGCGTCGGCGCCGAGGGCCGTGGC from Candidatus Tanganyikabacteria bacterium encodes:
- the nhaD gene encoding sodium:proton antiporter NhaD is translated as MLLLASPAALSDHPAGIAAIAVFLLAYLLVMGEERLHLRKSLPVMVAAGIMWLLVAAAFGSVGKLQDAEAIFRHNLLDFAELFLFLLAAMTFINTMSERGVFEALRAWLISRKLSLRALFWVTGALAFFISPIADNLTTALVMGAVALAVGEGKPRFIALSCINIVVAANAGGAFSPFGDITTLMVWQKGIVKFFEFFALFVPSLINWVVPAAIMSFGIEKGMPEVPAEAVVMKSGALTTVALLIGTIALAVCAHQFAHLPPVLGMMTGLGVLNVYSFFLTRAINHKASPPDDLGPDEIFADTEFQRPRTGLVRKREALDVLRQMERTEWDTLMFFYGVILCVGALGAFGYLAIMSEKMYGGLGPTWANVLVGILSAIIDNIPIMFAVLSMNPDMSHGQWLLVTLTAGVGGSLLSIGSAAGVALMGQARGVYTFFSHLKWAWAVALGYALSILAHLWLNRGHF